A window of the Catenulispora sp. GP43 genome harbors these coding sequences:
- a CDS encoding SigE family RNA polymerase sigma factor, translated as MTSDREAGDVTVDLLTQTYRDHYGSLLKLAALLLDDLASCEDVVQEAFIRVHSARTRVRDSDKVLAYLRQTVVNLSRSALRRRLIGMRLAPKPMPDMASAEEGAYELLEKDALIQALRGIQRRQREVLVLRYFSDLTEAQVADLLGISIGSVKAYGSRGIEALRVRMEAFR; from the coding sequence GTGACGTCTGACCGAGAAGCCGGCGACGTCACCGTCGACCTGCTCACGCAGACGTACCGCGACCATTACGGCTCCCTGCTGAAGCTGGCCGCCCTCCTGCTGGACGACCTGGCCTCCTGCGAGGACGTGGTGCAGGAGGCGTTCATCCGGGTGCACAGCGCGCGCACGCGGGTGCGGGACTCGGACAAGGTGCTGGCCTACCTGCGCCAGACCGTGGTGAACCTCTCGCGCTCGGCGCTGCGCCGCCGGCTGATCGGCATGCGCCTGGCGCCCAAGCCGATGCCGGACATGGCCAGCGCCGAGGAGGGCGCCTACGAACTGCTGGAGAAGGACGCCCTGATCCAGGCCCTGCGGGGCATCCAGCGGCGCCAGCGCGAGGTGCTGGTGCTCCGCTATTTCTCGGACCTGACCGAGGCGCAGGTCGCTGATCTGCTCGGGATCTCGATCGGGTCGGTCAAGGCTTATGGTTCTCGGGGCATCGAGGCCCTTCGGGTACGGATGGAGGCGTTCCGGTGA